TGGTGACGCAGCCGTCGATGCGACCCTCCTGGTCGATGCTGACGAACTTGGAGTGCGAGCCGGGCAGTGCGATGACCGCCGGTTCGGTCAATGCAAGGCGTTCGACCAGGGCCAATGCCTCGGTTTCTTCACCGCGCATCATGTCCATGGCTTCGACGTTGTGCAGGTCGATGGGCCCCACGGCGTTGCGCACGCCCGGCACGAAGGCGATGGGCGCGTGCCAGACACCCTCGATGCGCACCTCGCGCATGGCGGCCGCAAGCTCGTCGATGCCGGCCGGCGCGGGCACGTGCGGTATCTCGCACAGGCCCATGTTCGAGGTGATCATGCCCGAGGCCAGCACGGGGCCGATGTCGCTTTGGGTCATACCGGCGGCGAAAAGTACCCCGGCGATGGCATCGCGCAACGCCTGTTCGAGCTTGCCCGTGCTGCCGGTGATGGCGGTGTCGCGCACCCCCACCGGACGCGAGGTCAGGGCGACGGCTTCGCCGTCCTGCCAGGCGGTGACGCGGGTGTTGGTCGTGCCGGTGTCGATGGTCAGGATATTCATCACGTGTCCTCTGGAGGGCATGCGTCTTGTTCGGAGGGACTGCGCCTGGGCGTCAGCAGTCGCCCGCGGATTTCTTCCGGCGCCACCAGATCACCGCCAGCGCGATCAGCGCCGCGGCGATGGCCAGCCAGATACCGGTCTGCCCACGACGGATCCACATCGACAGCCAGGCGTGGTTGTGCGCGCCGAAGTAACCCAGGTAGACCCAGATCGGCACGCTGATGGCGGCGGCGAGGCCGTCCAGCAGCAGGAAGCGGAAGAAGCCCACGCGGTGGGTGGCGCCGGCGGTGATGAACACCGCGGTGCGCATGCCGGGCAGGAAGCGCGCCACGAA
This DNA window, taken from Luteibacter sp. 9135, encodes the following:
- a CDS encoding 2-dehydro-3-deoxygalactonokinase, coding for MNILTIDTGTTNTRVTAWQDGEAVALTSRPVGVRDTAITGSTGKLEQALRDAIAGVLFAAGMTQSDIGPVLASGMITSNMGLCEIPHVPAPAGIDELAAAMREVRIEGVWHAPIAFVPGVRNAVGPIDLHNVEAMDMMRGEETEALALVERLALTEPAVIALPGSHSKFVSIDQEGRIDGCVTTLAGELLQVISHDTILAGSLKDGFATHIDAEMLRAGAASAHRVGLGRTCFSVRILDQFTDHDANARANFLLGAVLASDILTLKHSSAIRMRPGTRFVVSGKPILREAIARLVEDDDFFSGTLTVVGDDMQCDLAGAGAIAVARRRGLVA